One Nocardioides luti DNA window includes the following coding sequences:
- the cphA gene encoding cyanophycin synthetase encodes MTERPMPDLAIVETRVYRGANVWSYDKSIHLVVDLGSLEKFPTNTVPGFTENILQMLPGLREHSCSRGRRGGFVERLNEGTWLGHVAEHAALALQQVVGHDIRRGKTRAVKGRPGFYNVIFGYVDEQVGLAAARLAVRLVNHLVEADPEFDWDSELEDFIRRAQRTAFGPSTQAIIDEAVSRDIPWIRLNQHSLVQLGQGVHAKRIRATMTSETSSIAVDIASDKDLTTKLLGAAGLPVPKQEMMRSADQAVRAAERIGYPVVLKPLDGNHGRGVILDNENEADVRAAFEIAKAESRRGVILVESQIVGKDYRCLIIDGRVAAIAERVPASVTGDGTSTVEQLVDTANADPRRGVGHEKVLTRIKVDDAAVELVREQGFAMTDVPPEGTMVKLALTGNMSTGGISIDRTFEAHPENVEIAEEAARMIGLDIAGIDFICPDITEPVRETGGAICEVNAAPGFRMHTHPTIGEPQFIAKPVVDMLFPPGAPARIPIVAVTGTNGKTTTSRMISHIFKGMGRKVGMTSTDGVVIDERLLIRSDASGPRSARMVLQNPRVDFAVFEVARGGILREGLGYERNDVAVVLNVQPDHLGLRGIDTVEQLADVKAVLVEAVPRDGHAVLNADDKLVREMRRRCSGQVVWFSMEEPGSEVREMIDAHCRRGGKALVLNPSERGEMIVVKHGRREMQLAWTHLLPATFGGKARMNVQNALGAAAAAFAAGAPLHDIRQGLRTFSTNYYLSPGRLNEVEVNGINVIVDYCHNAPGMKALGDFVDRVGDSLSSSHELARPSRIGIVATAGDRRDEDMRELGHIAAQHFDVVVVREDVQLRGRKRGETAALVLEGVRTAISEGARCKQVEEVLDEISAVRHALSRANKGDLVVVCVDKHGEVMAELETWSHQAQAGSGDRADSPAGDPDYDAASAES; translated from the coding sequence ATGACCGAACGGCCGATGCCCGATCTCGCGATCGTCGAGACCCGCGTCTACCGCGGAGCCAACGTCTGGTCCTACGACAAGTCGATCCACCTCGTCGTCGACCTCGGCTCGCTCGAGAAGTTCCCGACCAACACGGTCCCCGGCTTCACCGAGAACATCCTCCAGATGCTCCCCGGCCTGCGCGAGCACTCCTGCTCGCGCGGTCGGCGCGGCGGCTTCGTGGAGCGGCTCAACGAGGGCACCTGGCTCGGCCACGTCGCCGAGCACGCGGCGCTGGCCCTCCAGCAGGTCGTGGGCCACGACATCCGTCGCGGCAAGACCCGTGCGGTCAAGGGCAGGCCCGGCTTCTACAACGTGATCTTCGGGTACGTCGACGAGCAGGTCGGTCTCGCTGCCGCCCGCCTCGCCGTGCGCCTGGTCAACCACCTCGTCGAGGCCGACCCGGAGTTCGACTGGGACAGCGAGCTGGAGGACTTCATCCGGCGCGCCCAGCGCACGGCCTTCGGTCCCTCCACGCAGGCGATCATCGACGAGGCGGTCTCCCGCGACATCCCGTGGATCCGCCTCAACCAGCACTCCCTCGTACAGCTCGGCCAGGGCGTGCACGCCAAGCGGATCCGCGCCACGATGACGTCGGAGACCAGCTCGATCGCGGTCGACATCGCCTCCGACAAGGACCTCACGACCAAGCTCCTCGGTGCCGCCGGCCTGCCCGTGCCCAAGCAGGAGATGATGCGCAGCGCCGACCAGGCGGTCCGCGCGGCCGAGCGGATCGGCTACCCGGTCGTGCTCAAGCCGCTCGACGGCAACCACGGCCGCGGCGTGATCCTCGACAACGAGAACGAGGCCGACGTCCGCGCGGCCTTCGAGATCGCCAAGGCCGAGTCCCGGCGCGGCGTGATCCTGGTCGAGTCGCAGATCGTCGGCAAGGACTACCGCTGCCTGATCATCGACGGCCGGGTCGCCGCCATCGCCGAGCGGGTGCCCGCCTCCGTCACCGGTGACGGCACCAGCACCGTCGAGCAGCTCGTCGACACCGCGAACGCCGACCCGCGCCGCGGCGTCGGCCACGAGAAGGTGCTGACCCGCATCAAGGTCGACGACGCTGCCGTCGAGCTCGTCCGCGAGCAGGGCTTCGCGATGACCGACGTACCCCCCGAGGGCACGATGGTGAAGCTCGCCCTCACCGGCAACATGTCGACCGGCGGCATCTCGATCGACCGCACGTTCGAGGCGCACCCGGAGAACGTCGAGATCGCCGAGGAGGCGGCCCGGATGATCGGGCTGGACATCGCCGGCATCGACTTCATCTGCCCCGACATCACCGAGCCCGTCCGCGAGACCGGCGGCGCGATCTGCGAGGTCAACGCGGCACCCGGCTTCCGGATGCACACGCACCCGACCATCGGCGAGCCGCAGTTCATCGCCAAGCCCGTCGTCGACATGCTCTTCCCGCCCGGCGCCCCGGCGCGGATCCCGATCGTGGCCGTGACCGGCACCAACGGCAAGACCACGACGTCGCGGATGATCTCGCACATCTTCAAGGGCATGGGCCGCAAGGTCGGCATGACGTCGACCGACGGCGTCGTCATCGACGAGCGGCTGCTGATCCGCTCCGACGCGTCCGGGCCCCGCTCCGCGCGGATGGTGCTGCAGAACCCCCGCGTCGACTTCGCCGTCTTCGAGGTGGCCCGCGGCGGCATCCTGCGCGAGGGCCTCGGCTACGAGCGCAACGACGTCGCCGTGGTCCTGAACGTCCAGCCCGACCACCTCGGGCTGCGCGGCATCGACACCGTCGAGCAGCTCGCCGACGTGAAGGCCGTGCTCGTCGAGGCGGTCCCGCGCGACGGCCACGCCGTGCTCAACGCCGACGACAAGCTCGTGCGCGAGATGCGCCGGCGCTGCTCGGGCCAGGTCGTCTGGTTCTCGATGGAGGAGCCCGGCTCCGAGGTCCGCGAGATGATCGACGCGCACTGCCGCCGCGGCGGCAAGGCGCTCGTGCTCAACCCCTCCGAGCGCGGCGAGATGATCGTGGTCAAGCACGGTCGCCGCGAGATGCAGCTCGCCTGGACCCACCTGCTGCCCGCCACCTTCGGCGGCAAGGCGCGGATGAACGTCCAGAACGCCCTCGGTGCCGCCGCGGCCGCGTTCGCCGCGGGTGCCCCGCTGCACGACATCCGCCAGGGCCTGCGGACCTTCTCGACGAACTACTACCTCTCCCCCGGCCGCCTCAACGAGGTCGAGGTCAACGGGATCAACGTCATCGTCGACTACTGCCACAACGCGCCGGGCATGAAGGCGCTCGGCGACTTCGTCGACCGCGTCGGGGACTCGCTGTCGTCCTCGCACGAGCTCGCCCGTCCCTCGCGGATCGGCATCGTCGCCACCGCCGGCGACCGTCGCGACGAGGACATGCGCGAGCTCGGGCACATCGCGGCCCAGCACTTCGACGTCGTGGTCGTCCGTGAGGACGTCCAGCTCCGCGGTCGCAAGCGCGGCGAGACGGCCGCGCTCGTGCTCGAGGGCGTGCGGACCGCGATCAGCGAGGGCGCCCGCTGCAAGCAGGTCGAGGAGGTGCTCGACGAGATCTCCGCCGTGCGCCACGCCCTCAGCCGGGCCAACAAGGGCGACCTCGTCGTCGTCTGCGTCGACAAGCACGGCGAGGTGATGGCCGAGCTGGAGACCTGGTCGCACCAGGCCCAGGCCGGCAGCGGCGACCGTGCCGACTCCCCCGCCGGCGACCCGGACTACGACGCCGCGTCCGCGGAGTCCTGA
- a CDS encoding cupin domain-containing protein — protein MRVLTLDTVPRRAIDEHGSRGFTVGGLGITADAHLVVVRLGRGGRIGRHPAAGRQLLLVVEGDASVAGADGVPQHLVPGQAAVWEPGEPHETRSTDGLVAFVVEGDLDVGSHVGAVDAP, from the coding sequence GTGCGCGTCCTCACCCTCGACACGGTGCCGCGCCGGGCGATCGACGAGCACGGCAGCCGTGGCTTCACGGTGGGCGGCCTCGGGATCACCGCGGACGCCCACCTGGTCGTGGTCCGGCTGGGCCGCGGCGGCCGGATCGGGCGGCACCCGGCCGCCGGCCGCCAGCTGCTGCTGGTCGTCGAGGGCGACGCCAGCGTCGCGGGCGCCGACGGCGTTCCGCAGCACCTCGTCCCCGGCCAGGCGGCCGTGTGGGAGCCCGGCGAGCCCCACGAGACCCGGTCCACCGACGGGCTCGTCGCGTTCGTCGTCGAGGGCGACCTCGACGTCGGCAGCCACGTGGGCGCGGTCGACGCGCCCTAG